From the genome of Fibrobacter sp. UWT2, one region includes:
- a CDS encoding GTP-binding protein produces the protein MAKEHFDRSKPHCNIGTIGHVDHGKTTLTAA, from the coding sequence ATGGCAAAAGAACATTTTGACAGAAGCAAGCCGCACTGCAACATCGGCACCATCGGCCACGTTGACCACGGCAAAACCACTCTGACCGCCGCAAT